Proteins encoded by one window of Bactrocera oleae isolate idBacOlea1 chromosome 4, idBacOlea1, whole genome shotgun sequence:
- the stan gene encoding protocadherin-like wing polarity protein stan yields the protein MLVVTASQRKSWPSSCIVSGYSCCSNENMKGSKGDDNNYGNSCCCTQECCCNVSSSGSDISIVGGASSSRHVPRVTAASWLHTYLLLFLLATTQLLHAAHGYLIIVHEDVPSGTVVFNASVYKLGSERHYKINAHKSAHFVHHLVAVNHKDGQIQLRKQLKCDGIYYPNLFTFYVDSTSNRLRSIDYYSLPVRIFVTGRDCNEDRRIEEEMHSRHYEEEETGYSKRRRRYIDTIAQPDLRYFGAYLAHTSNSVELTPSSTDVDVLNHNNSRREFRDGDLIFGDNFDNEMRHRILSRKRRAKEPLQLEPSLHRRISDAKQWISETYASYAIHTTDKWNQICLRRSQFINNLNAFLPKSICQYCKVNFLDVNDERFAIEHQNHDLVASRDVCIHESMWKVSITFNIRCNRNEIVDSDHRLKIVYHYQEFNDTDIAKRVRRELRNQSPYFEQALYVASVLEEQPAGSAVTTVRARDPEDSPVVYSMVSLLDSRSQSLFKVDSRTGVVTTSASLDRELMDVHYFRVVATDDSFPPRSGTTTLQVNVLDCNDHSPTFEAEQFEASIREGATVGSTVITLRATDQDIGKNAEIEYGIESVTDGTGTLQDQELPIFRIDARSGVISTRSTLDRETSDSYNLIVTASDMASAQSERKTATATVIVKILDDNDNYPQFSERTYTVQVPEDQWGDDNVVAHIRATDADQGNNAAIRYAIIGGNTQSQFSIDSMSGDVSLVKPLDYESVRSYRLVIRAQDGGSPSRSNTTQLLVNVIDTNDNAPRFYTSQFQESVLENVPVGYNIIRVQAYDADEGANSEIAYSISERDDNFPLAVDSRTGWVQTIKPLDREEQSRYTFQVVAKDGGVPPKSASSTVVITVQDVNDNDPTFNPKYYEANVGEDQPPGTPVVTVTATDPDEDSRLHYELTSGNTRGRFAITSQNGRGLITIAQSLDYKQEKRFVLTVTATDSGGRSDTATVNINITDANNFAPIFENAPYSASVFEDAPIGTTVLVVSATDSDVGINAQITYSLNEESINGLGSPDPFSINPQTGAIVTNALLDRETTSGYLLTVTAKDGGNPSLSDTTDVEISVTDVNDNPPIFKNPLYQASILEDALVGTSVIQVSATDPDIGLNGRIKYLLSDRDVEDGSFVIDPTSGTIRTNKGLDRESVATYHLTAIAVDKGSPPLSSTVEVQIRLEDVNDSPPTFPSDKITLYVPENSPVGSVVGEIHAHDPDEGVNAVVHYSIIGGDDSNSFSLVTRPGSERAQLLTMTELDYESNRKRFELVIRAASPPLRNDAHVEILVTDVNDNAPILRDFQVIFNNFRDHFPSGEIGRIPASDADVTDKLTYRILSGNNANLLRLNTTSGGLILSPQLNTNVPKFATMEVSVSDGINEAKAIMQLSVRLITEDMLFNSVTVRLNEMTEEAFLSPLLNFFLDGLAAIIPCPKENIFVFSIQDDTDVTTRILNVSFSAKRPDVSHEEFYTPQYLQERVYLNRAILARLATVEVLPFDDNLCVREPCLNFEECLTVLKFGNASEFIHSDTVLFRPIYPVNTFACSCPEGFTGSKEHYLCDTEVDLCYSDPCRNGGTCVRREGGYTCICSPKHTGVNCETDISTLKPCMSDACDGGYSCMNSFLSSQPPPYTATCELRSRSFSKNSFLTFESLKQRHRFNLKLRFATVHENGLLLYNGRYNELHDFIALEILEGHVSFSYSLGDNKQSVSVVQQAKVSDGEWHDVEVIYLNRTVTLVLDKCDTAIALAGNLGDRWSCANQTTLKLDKRCALLTETCHRFLDLTGPLQLGGLPRIPAHFPVENQDFIGCISDLRIDERYIDLNSYVADNGTISGCPQKAPLCSSEPCFNGGVCREGWNTYTCECPEGYAGNACQETIPAPWRFSGDGSLSFNPLLRPIQLPWVTSLSMRTLQLDAFLLQIQIGQNSSAVLCLKNGILYYIYDNEPMYLAGAYLSDGNWHRIEVKWLGSEVQFSVDYGQRTGVVPMSQKVQGLYVGKIVIGSADGSIGAVGDMLPFEGCIQNVRIGASQSVLSRPTIRENVEDGCLSRAECPESCPPHSTCTTTWDQSRCECLPGYVGPDCLPICTVKPCTAGVCRANISEPRGYKCECNSSLQHGEYCEKTVQQPCPGGWWGEKVCGPCKCNLKQGYHPDCNKTTGQCYCKTNHYQPPNETACIPCDCYSIGSFSSACNRLTGQCECREGVIGRRCDSCSNPYAEVTLNGCEVVYDACPRSFAAGIWWPRTPLGSTTIENCPSPARGKGQRTCDGMLGGWNQPDMFNCTSDPFVELRKQLSQLEKLELELNSFVAIKMVENLQLACETVDRSSAVKKKLVKDSRRYKMESSFLINEGNNMWSNELEMDYLSDELKFTHDRLYGADLLVTEGILQELINYELMQNGLNLTHSQDKYFIKNLVDAASVILDRKYAAEWKRATELIQRGPDDLVDAFNKYMVVLSSSQHDTYTNPFEIVQRNMIFALDIITTESLFGYEPEQLSEYHKTKLNLKPNAYTTESVILPDTSGFLQHSSKQKPVIIFPKYNNYIQDKTKFDKYTKVLVPLDMLGITPPGSNEVTYDTNDYRAIISYAQYKDVGQLLPDMYDETITRRWGVDIEVASPILSLAILVPSSDTEEKRIEIPYRKISSQKTDSNEQQFIEVFDVPKTSSSGSEEHMIENIRITAHEIMPPATSNSQETSAEVSSNEAVEVSDGDEEPHISVRFDDENIEFHGDTGEEVVDSPEVGSPHFDVGSSEQQKGENEAIYRNRRLVKRQVEVIYPSEQQQTQKNVIYRSLGSPHLSQPIKLQMWLDVEPARFGPRSNPQCVRWNSFTSQWTRLGCQTEVPDFDELPLDGQPIIVNCTCTHVSNYAVIVDIIDPEDIPEPSLLVQITSYSAFMVSLPVLLSVLIALALLRGQQTNSNTIHQNIVLCVFCAELLFFVGMQSRRNLLENEFPCKLIAICLHYFWLAAFAWTTVDCVHLYRMLTEMRDINHGPMGFYFAMGYGAPAIVVGLSVGVRAHEYGNSLFCWLSVYEPVVWWLVGPITGMSVVNLLILFVSVKAAFTLKDHVLGFGNLRTLLWLSVVSLPLMGVMWVLAVLAASENSQMLSILLSGVVVLHSIFCLIGYCIINKRVRENLQRTFLRCMGRKVPLLDSSLVVSNSSHNVNGTTRPNNFLAGSYDTARRNVGISVSSTTSRSTAKTSSSPYSDGQLRQTSTSTSNYNSASDAPSFLRGFDSSTGGGGGGGARREEKSRRHRKDSDSGSETDGRSLELASSHSSDDDESRTARSSGTHRSTGVSATPSYLPNITEHVQATTPPELNVVQSPQLFPSVNKPVYAPRWSSQLPDAYLQSPPNVGRWSQETASDNEHVHGQKVTISPNPLPNPDLTDTSYLQQHHNKINMPPSILENLQNVRNDNGYDTLEHENLYRRKEYQDSYGQFDTLPVAGNYKPPSHYGSEKDYNGSGNGSTGGGGGGNGGTQIVNHMRSFHPDAAYLSDSIYDKQRTLGYMGPKTDSPYMSKERIAPDIYGSRENHYSLKKPHMYVGTADSMHSVHSLLKNDYQAQQQRQHHLQQQQQLQQPHQQHQSTVTDYHSDRMSEGSDKNGYHFPYTAEEDHIPGARKLSHQHNPSPSLHSSHQMLNGHGHGHAVNDMNNPGMLGRHTLNSSSRHGSRASSPPSRIVAPMQPLAPLTSITDTERNIDDDETTV from the exons ATGTTAGTTGTAACAGCGAGCCAACGGAAGAGTTGGCCCAGCAGTTGTATAGTTAGCGGTTATAGTTGTTGtagtaatgaaaatatgaaaGGTAGCAAAGGAGACGACAACAACTATGgcaacagttgttgttgtacacaAGAGTGTTGCTGTAATGTGAGTAGTAGTGGGAGTGATATCAGTATTGTTGGTGGTGCGTCCAGCAGTAGACACGTGCCACGTGTCACTGCTGCTTCCTGGCTACACACATATCTGCTCCTCTTTCTGCTTGCCACCACACAGCTGTTGCACGCAGCGCACGGCTATTTAATAATCGTACACGAGGACGTGCCATCAGGTACGGTGGTCTTCAACGCGTCGGTCTACAAACTGGGCTCGGAGCGACATTACAAAATAAATGCACACAAGTCGGCGCATTTCGTACATCACCTGGTCGCCGTCAACCACAAAGATGGCCAGATACAATTACGCAAACAATTGAAATGCGATGGTATCTATTATCCGAATCTGTTCACCTTCTATGTGGACTCGACGTCGAATCGGCTGCGCAGCATTGATTACTATAGCCTGCCGGTGCGTATATTTGTCACGGGACGTGACTGCAACGAGGATCGACGCATAGAGGAGGAGATGCATAGCAGACACTATGAGGAGGAGGAGACGGGCTATTCGAAGCGGCGCAGACGTTATATCGATACTATTGCACAACCCGATTTACGTTACTTCGGCGCCTATTTGGCGCACACGAGCAACAGTGTCGAGCTGACGCCGAGCAGCACGGATGTAGATGTGCTCAATCACAATAATAGTCGGCGGGAGTTCCGCGATGGCGACCTCATATTCGGTGATAATTTCGATAATGAGATGCGTCATCGTATACTTAGTCGTAAGCGCCGCGCGAAGGAACCGCTACAGCTTGAGCCGTCGCTGCATCGGCGCATCTCAGATGCGAAGCAATGGATCTCGGAAACTTATGCCTCCTATGCCATACACACAACGGATAAATGGAATCAAATTTGTCTGCGGCGCTCGCAGTTTATTAATAATCTCAATGCTTTTCTGCCGAAATCGATTTGTCAGTATTGCAAGGTGAACTTTTTGGATGTGAATGATGAGCGTTTTGCGATCGAACATCAAAATCATGATTTGGTGGCTAGCCGTGATGTGTGCATACACGAATCCATGTGGAAGGTTAGCATCACCTTCAATATACGTTGCAACCGCAATGAGATCGTAGATTCCGATCATCGTCTCAAGATCGTCTATCACTATCAGGAGTTTAATGACACCGATATAGCGAAACGCGTGCGTCGTGAGCTGCGCAATCAGTCGCCTTACTTCGAACAGGCGCTTTACGTCGCATCAGTGTTGGAGGAGCAGCCGGCCGGTTCAGCTGTGACGACTGTACGTGCGCGCGATCCTGAGGACTCACCAGTGGTTTATTCAATGGTTTCGTTGTTGGATTCGCGTTCGCAATCGCTATTCAAAGTGGATTCACGCACCGGTGTGGTCACAACATCGGCGAGTTTGGATCGTGAGCTTATGGATGTACACTATTTTCGTGTAGTTGCTACAGACGATAGCTTTCCACCGCGTTCGGGCACGACAACTTTGCAAGTGAATGTGTTGGATTGTAATGATCATAGTCCCACTTTCGAAGCTGAGCAATTCGAGGCAAGCATACGTGAGGGTGCTACTGTAGGTTCGACGGTGATCACTTTACGCGCTACAGATCAGGATATAGGGAAGAACGCGGAGATTGAATATGGTATTGAAAGTGTAACGG ACGGCACAGGCACCTTACAAGATCAAGAGTTACCAATTTTTCGCATTGATGCCCGCTCAGGTGTGATATCAACACGCAGTACACTGGATCGCGAAACTTCGGACAGCTACAATCTTATTGTGACTGCCTCAGATATGGCTTCGGCGCAGAGTGAACGCAAAACCGCTACTGCAACAGTTATCGTGAAAATATTGGACGACAACGACAACTATCCACAATTCAGTGAACGCACCTACACAGTGCAAGTACCTGAAGATCAGTGGGGTGATGATAACGTAGTGGCGCATATACGTGCCACCGACGCCGATCAGGGCAATAATGCGGCAATACGTTACGCGATCATTGGCGGCAACACGCAATCACAATTCTCGATCGATTCAATGAGTGGCGATGTGAGTCTCGTCAAACCGTTGGATTATGAGAGCGTACGCAGCTATCGTCTAGTTATACGTGCACAGGATGGAGGAAGTCCATCGCGTAGTAACACCACGCAGCTCTTGGTGAATGTGATCGATACGAACGATAATGCCCCACGCTTCTATACGTCACAGTTTCAGGAGTCGGTGCTAGAGAATGTGCCGGTGGGTTACAACATCATTCGCGTACAGGCTTATGATGCGGATGAGGGTGCAAACTCAGAAATCGCTTACAGTATTTCAGAACGTGATGATAATTTTCCGCTCGCCGTCGATTCACGCACCGGTTGGGTGCAAACGATCAAACCATTGGATCGCGAAGAACAAAGTCGTTACACATTCCAAGTTGTTGCTAAAGATGGTGGTGTGCCGCCGAAATCTGCAAGCTCCACAGTGGTTATAACAGTGCAGGATGTAAACGATAATGATCCCACTTTCAATCCGAAATATTATGAGGCGAATGTAGGTGAAGATCAGCCACCGGGTACGCCTGTAGTTACCGTCACCGCCACCGATCCGGATGAGGACTCACGTCTGCATTATGAACTTACTTCAGGCAATACACGTGGTCGTTTCGCGATTACTTCACAAAATGGACGCGGTCTTATTACTATTGCACAATCCTTAGACTACAAACAGGAGAAACGTTTTGTACTTACTGTAACAGCTACAGATTCAGGTGGTCGTTCCGATACTGCCAcggtaaatattaatattaccgacgCCAATAATTTCGCGCCCATTTTTGAGAATGCACCTTACAGCGCTTCAGTTTTCGAGGATGCGCCCATAGGCACGACCGTCTTGGTTGTCTCGGCTACTGACAGCGATGTTGGCATTAATGCACAGATCACGTACTCGTTGAATGAGGAAAGCATAAATGGACTAGGCAGTCCAGATCCCTTCTCGATCAATCCACAAACTGGCGCAATTGTGACAAATGCGCTTTTGGATCGTGAAACCACTAGTGGTTATTTGCTTACTGTCACCGCCAAGGATGGTGGTAATCCATCGCTTAGTGATACCACCGATGTGGAGATAAGCGTAACAGATGTGAATGACAATCCACCCATCTTCAAGAATCCACTCTATCAAGCATCGATACTGGAAGATGCACTCGTCGGTACCTCGGTCATACAAGTCTCTGCCACCGATCCTGATATTGGATTGAATGGTCGCATAAAGTATTTGCTGAGTGATCGCGATGTCGAGGATGGTTCGTTTGTTATCGATCCCACATCGGGTACAATACGTACCAACAAGGGTTTAGATCGTGAGAGCGTAGCCACGTATCATCTCACTGCTATTGCTGTAGACAAAGGCTCACCACCGCTGTCGAGCACTGTTGAAGTCCAAATACGTTTGGAAGATGTTAATGATTCGCCGCCGACATTTCCTTCGGACAAAATTACGCTTTATGTGCCGGAAAACTCTCCTGTTGGCTCAGTAGTTGGTGAAATACATGCACACGATCCGGATGAGGGTGTCAATGCAGTGGTGCACTACTCTATTATTGGCGGCGACGATTCAAACTCATTTTCTTTGGTCACACGGCCGGGCTCAGAGCGCGCACAGTTGTTGACTATGACTGAGCTCGACTATGAATCCAATCGCAAACGTTTCGAGTTGGTCATACGTGCTGCCAGTCCGCCGTTACGTAACGATGCACATGTAGAGATATTGGTTACCGATGTTAACGACAATGCACCGATATTGCGCGACTTCCAAGTAATCTTCAACAATTTTCGCGATCACTTTCCTAGTGGTGAAATCGGTAGAATTCCTGCGTCGGACGCTGACGTGACCGACAAACTTACCTATCGTATACTGTCTGGCAACAATGCGAATCTTCTGCGTTTAAATACCACCTCTGGCGGTTTAATTTTGAGTCCACAATTGAATACCAATGTGCCAAAATTTGCAACTATGGAGGTCTCCGTCTCGGATGGCATCAATGAAGCCAAGGCCATTATGCAGCTCTCTGTGCGTTTGATCACCGAAGACATGCTATTCAATTCCGTTACAGTACGTCTTAATGAAATGACGGAGGAGGCTTTTCTTTCGCCGCTCTTAAACTTTTTTCTCGATGGTCTAGCAGCTATTATTCCTTGtccaaaggaaaatattttcgttttctcCATACAAGATGATACAGATGTGACAACACGTATATTAAATGTGAGTTTCTCCGCAAAACGTCCCGATGTGTCACACGAAGAATTTTATACACCACAATATCTACAAGAACGCGTCTATCTGAATCGCGCTATATTGGCACGACTAGCCACAGTTGAAGTGCTACCCTTTGATGACAATCTGTGCGTGCGCGAGCCTTGTCTTAACTTCGAAGAGTGTCTTACAGTGCTAAAGTTCGGCAATGCCTCAGAATTCATACACAGCGACACAGTGCTTTTTCGACCAATCTATCCAGTGAATACTTTTGCTTGCTCATGCCCTGAGGGTTTTACGGGTAGCAAAGAGCACTATCTCTGTGATACCGAAGTGGATCTCTGCTATTCAGACCCCTGTCGAAATGGCGGCACATGTGTGAGACGCGAAGGCGGCTACACTTGCATTTGTTCGCCAAAGCATACGGGCGTTAACTGTGAAACGGATATTTCGACGCTGAAGCCATGTATGTCCGATGCCTGCGATGGTGGTTATTCTTGCATGAACTCATTTTTGAGCTCACAGCCACCACCTTACACAGCGACATGTGAGCTCCGCTCACGTTCGTTCTCTAAGAACTCTTTTCTCACTTTCGAAAGCCTTAAACAGCGGCATAGATTCAATCTTAAGCTACGCTTTGCAACTGTGCATGAGAATGGCTTGCTGCTTTATAATGGACGGTACAATGAACTGCACGACTTCATCGCGCTAGAAATACTTGAGGGTCATGTGAGCTTTTCATACTCACTCGGCGACAACAAGCAAAGTGTGTCAGTCGTACAACAGGCGAAGGTGTCGGATGGGGAATGGCATGATGTGGAGGTGATTTATCTTAACCGAACGGTGACACTTGTGCTCGACAAATGTGACACGGCGATAGCTTTGGCTGGTAATCTAGGCGATCGTTGGAGCTGTGCTAATCAGACGACGCTTAAACTCGACAAACGTTGTGCGCTACTCACAGAAACCTGTCACCGTTTTTTGGACCTGACTGGTCCGCTACAACTTGGTGGTCTCCCACGTATACCTGCACACTTTCCAGTGGAGAATCAGGATTTTATTGGCTGCATTTCCGATTTACGTATTGATGAACGTTACATAGACCTGAACTCTTATGTAGCAGATAATGGCACAATATCTGGTTGCCCGCAGAAGGCACCACTCTGCTCTTCGGAGCCATGCTTTAACGGCGGTGTCTGCCGTGAAGGTTGGAATACCTATACTTGCGAGTGTCCGGAGGGTTATGCCGGTAACGCTTGTCAAGAGACTATACCAGCACCTTGGCGTTTCTCCGGAGATGGCAGCCTCAGTTTCAATCCGTTATTGAGACCGATACAATTACCCTGGGTCACTTCACTCTCTATGCGTACTTTGCAATTGGATGCATTTCTGCTGCAAATTCAAATCGGGCAAAATAGTTCGGCAGTACTTTGCCTGAAGAACGGTATACTCTACTACATATACGATAACGAGCCGATGTACTTAGCTGGCGCCTATCTCTCTGACGGCAACTGGCATCGTATCGAAGTTAAATGGCTTGGATCTGAAGTACAGTTTTCTGTAGATTACGGCCAACGAACTGGCGTCGTGCCAATGTCACAAAAGGTGCAAGGCCTATATGTTGGTAAGATTGTGATCGGTAGCGCAGACGGTTCGATAGGTGCAGTTGGTGATATGTTGCCTTTCGAAGGTTGTATACAAAATGTACGCATTGGCGCTTCTCAATCCGTATTATCACGTCCTACTATACGTGAGAATGTTGAAGACGGCTGCCTGTCACGCGCCGAATGCCCCGAAAGCTGTCCACCGCATTCCACTTGCACAACGACATGGGACCAATCACGTTGTGAGTGCTTACCTGGTTATGTCGGACCCGACTGCTTGCCTATCTGCACTGTTAAACCTTGCACAGCAGGTGTGTGTCGCGCGAATATTAGCGAACCACGCGGTTATAAATGCGAATGCAATAGTTCCTTGCAGCATGGAGAATATTGCGAGAAGACCGTGCAGCAGCCCTGTCCTGGCGGTTGGTGGGGCGAAAAAGTGTGTGGGCCATGTAAGTGTAACCTAAAACAAGGCTACCATCCGGATTGTAATAAGACCACCGGCCAGTGTTATTGCAAGACAAATCATTATCAACCACCAAATGAGACTGCGTGCATACCTTGTGATTGTTACTCAATTGGCTCCTTCAGCAGCGCGTGCAATCGATTGACTGGACAATGTGAATGCCGTGAAGGTGTGATTGGACGACGTTGTGACTCCTGCTCGAATCCGTATGCTGAGGTAACACTTAATGGTTGCGAGGTCGTCTATGACGCATGTCCACGTTCTTTCGCGGCAGGTATTTGGTGGCCACGTACACCGCTTGGCAGCACAACTATTGAGAACTGTCCCTCGCCAGCTAGAGGTAAAGGACAACGCACGTGCGATGGTATGTTAGGTGGCTGGAATCAGCCGGATATGTTCAACTGTACATCCGATCCATTTGTCGAACTACGTAAGCAACTTTCGCAACTAGAGAAGCTGGAGCTAGAACTGAATTCATTCGTTGCCATCAAAATGGTGGAGAACTTGCAATTGGCCTGCGAAACTGTTGATCGCTCGAGCGCAGTAAAAAAGAAGTTGGTCAAAGACAGTCGTCGCTACAAAATGGAATCCTCCTTCTTGATAAACGAAGGCAATAATATGTGGTCAAATGAGCTGGAGATGGACTATCTATCAGATGAGCTTAAATTTACACATGATCGTCTCTACGGCGCTGATCTGCTGGTTACCGAAGGCATATTGCAGGAGCTGATTAACTACGAATTAATGCAAAATGGTTTGAACTTGACGCATAGTCAAGACAAATACTTCATTAAAAATCTAGTAGATGCGGCAAGTGTCATTTTGGATCGCAAGTATGCTGCCGAATGGAAGCGTGCCACGGAATTGATACAACGTGGACCCGACGATCTGGTTGACGCATTCAACAAGTATATGGTAGTTTTATCTAGTTCGCAGCATGATACGTACACTAATCCATTCGAGATAGTGCAACGGAATATGATATTTGCTTTAGATATAATTACTACAGAATCACTTTTCGGCTACGAACCCGAACAGCTCAGCGAATACCACAAAACTAAGCTGAATCTGAAACCGAATGCGTACACCACGGAGAGTGTGATATTGCCAGACACCAGCGGTTTCCTTCAGCACTCTTCTAAGCAGAAACCCGTTATCATTTTccccaaatataataattatatacaagATAAGACGAAGTTCGATAAGTATACAAAAGTTTTAGTGCCACTGGACATGTTGGGCATTACACCACCTGGTAGTAATGAAGTAACCTACGACACTAACGACTATCGCGCCATTATCTCATACGCACAGTATAAAGATGTAGGACAACTTTTACCCGATATGTATGATGAGACGATCACACGACGCTGGGGTGTCGATATTGAAGTCGCTTCCCCTATACTGTCCCTCGCCATTTTAGTGCCATCCAGCGACACCGAGGAGAAGCGTATAGAGATACCTTACCGCAAAATTTCATCACAAAAAACTGATTCCAACGAACAACAATTCATCGAGGTATTCGACGTGCCGAAGACGAGCAGTAGTGGTAGCGAAGAGCATATGATTGAGAATATACGCATTACGGCGCATGAAATAATGCCTCCGGCGACAAGTAACTCACAAGAAACGTCCGCCGAGGTGTCAAGCAACGAAGCAGTAGAAGTAAGTGATGGTGATGAGGAACCGCACATTAGCGTACGCTTCGACGATGAAAACATCGAGTTCCATGGTGATACTGGCGAAGAGGTCGTAGATTCACCAGAAGTAGGTAGTCCACATTTCGATGTAGGTTCTAGTGAACAGCAGAAGGGTGAGAATGAAGCCATCTACCGCAATCGCAGACTCGTCAAACGTCAAGTGGAAGTTATCTACCCATCTGAACAGCAGCAAACGCAGAAGAATGTAATCTATCGTTCACTTGGCTCACCACATCTTTCACAACCCATAAAATTGCAAATGTGGCTAGACGTAGAACCAGCGCGTTTCGGACCACGCTCCAATCCACAGTGTGTGCGTTGGAACTCATTTACCAGCCAATGGACACGTCTCGGCTGCCAAACAGAAGTACCCGATTTTGATGAGTTGCCACTGGATGGTCAACCAATTATTGTGAACTGTACCTGTACACACGTCTCTAACTATGCGGTGATTGTGGATATTATTGACCCCGAAGATATACCTGAGCCTTCATTATTGGTACAAATTACTTCGTATTCAGCATTTATGGTCTCACTGCCAGTACTGTTGAGCGTGCTCATCGCTTTGGCACTGCTGCGAGGTCAACAAACCAATTCCAACACCATACATCAGAATATTGTGCTCTGCGTTTTCTGCGCTGAGCTGTTATTCTTCGTAGGCATGCAGTCACGTCGCAATCTGCTCGAAAATGAATTCCCCTGCAAGCTTATTGCGATTTGCTTACATTACTTCTGGTTGGCGGCGTTCGCTTGGACCACAGTCGATTGTGTGCATCTGTATCGTATGCTCACCGAGATGCGTGACATCAACCATGGCCCGATGGGATTCTACTTTGCCATGGGCTATGGTGCGCCGGCCATTGTGGTCGGTTTGTCAGTGGGCGTACGAGCGCATGAATATGGCAATAGTTTGTT CTGTTGGCTCTCTGTTTACGAACCGGTTGTTTGGTGGCTAGTCGGTCCCATTACGGGCATGTCAGTGGTGAATCTTCTCATATTGTTTGTTTCCGTGAAAGCCGCCTTCACGCTCAAAGATCACGTACTCGGTTTTGGCAATCTACGCACGTTGCTTTGGTTATCCGTCGTCTCGTTGCCGCTTATGGGCGTTATGTGGGTCTTGGCCGTTTTAGCTGCTTCAGAGAATTCACAAATGTTAAGCATTCTGCTATCGGGTGTAGTAGTGCTACATTCCATATTCTGTCTCATTGGCTATTGCATTATCAACAAAAGGGTTAGAGAGAATCTGCAGCGCACTTTCTTACGTTGTATGGGACGGAAAGTGCCACTCTTAGACTCTTCTTTGGTGGTGAGCAATAGCTCGCATAATGTAAACGGTACAACGAGGCCCAATAATTTCCTAGCGGGCAGCTATGATACAGCGAGAAGAAATGTGGGTATTAGCGTCTCGAGTACGACTTCGCGGAGTACGGCTAAAACAAGTTCCAGTCCATATAG TGACGGTCAGTTGCGTCAGACCTCTACTTCTACCTCCAATTATAACTCAGCAAGCGATGCGCCTAGCTTTTTACGAGGCTTCGACTCATCTAcaggcggtggtggtggtggtggtgcacGCAGGGAAGAGAAATCACGTCGTCACCGTAAAGACTCTGACTCTGGCTCGGAGACGGATGGGCGTTCATTAGAGCTCGCCTCGAGTCATTCAAGTGATGATGATGAATCCCGCACTGCACGCTCCTCGGGTACACATCGCAGTACCGGTGTCAGCGCTACACCTTCATACCTCCCTAATATCACCGAGCATGTGCAGGCAACAACACCACCTGAACTGAATGTTGTGCAAAGTCCGCAACTCTTCCCGAGTGTTAATAAGCCTGTGTATGCGCCACGTTGGTCAAGCCAATTGCCCGATGCCTACTTGCAGTCACCGCCAAATGTGGGTCGTTGGTCGCAAGAAACTGCGTCGGACAATGAACATGTGCATGGTCAAAAAGTGACCATCTCACCAAACCCACTGCCCAATCCAGATCTCACCGACACATCGTACCTACAACAGCACcacaacaaaattaatatgCCACCATCGATATTAGAAAATCTGCAGAATGTACGTAATGATAACGGTTATGACACACTCGAACATGAAAACCTCTATCGACGCAAAGAGTATCAGGATAGCTATGGACAATTTGATACCCTACCTGTTGCAGGCAATTATAAGCCACCGAGTCACTATGGCAGTGAGAAAGACTATAATGGCAGCGGTAACGGCAGCaccggtggtggtggtggcggcaATGGTGGCACTCAAATCGTGAATCACATGCGTTCCTTCCACCCTGACGCGGCTTACCTTAGCGACAGCATATACGATAAACAACGCACGCTCGGCTATATGGGCCCCAAAACGGATTCACCGTATATGTCCAAAGAGCGTATTGCACCCGATATATATGGCTCACGCGAGAATCATTATAGCCTGAAGAaaccacatatgtatgtcggTACCGCTGATTCAATGCATTCGGTTCATTCGTTGTTGAAGAATGACTATCAGGCACAACAACAGCGCCAACATCacttgcagcagcaacaacagttgCAACAGCCACATCAACAACATCAATCGACAGTAACGGACTATCACTCCGATCGCATGTCGGAAGGTTCGGACAAAAACGGTTATCATTTTCCATACACGGCCGAAGAGGATCACATACCGGGAGCGCGTAAACTCAGTCATCAACATAATCCATCACCTTCGCTGCACAGTTCGCATCAGATGCTGAATGGGCATGGGCACGGGCATGCGGTTAACGACATGAACAATCCCGGTATGCTGGGGCGACACACCTTGAACTCTAGTTCGCGACATGGTTCACGCGCCAGTTCGCCGCCCTCAAGAATTGTGGCGCCGATGCAGCCCTTGGCGCCGCTCACCAGCATAACGGATACAGA